The nucleotide window TCTCACATTGATCAAGCTTTGTATGCTTTATGGCTGGGTCTATTTGTGGCAACATAAGCGCCCGCGTCGAACATGCCTCAAATCCTTCATATTATTCCCTCGTTTTACCCTTCAGAATATTATGGTGGTCCGGCCGAATCCGCATATCATCTCTGCACGGCCTTAGCAAAACAGGGCTATAAAATTCACGTACTAACCACAAACGCGGATGGCCCAGAACGAATTGTTTCGGCTAGCGACGCTTCTGCCGACAGAGGGCTAGATGCAATTTCAGTGCACTATTGCAAACGAATTGGTCGGGGCGATTTTTCCATTGAGCAGTTGATACGTCTGCCCGCTGCCATACTACACGCCGATTTGGTCCATGTGCATGCTGTTTTCACGCCCGTTGTTCTCGTCGCGTTATTTTTTTCGCGATGTTTTGGCAAGCCGGTTGTCTGGACCCCTAGAGGGGCCCTTATGGCATGGGGGCGTAAAAAAAAGCGCATTCTAAAACAGCTGTGGATCGCCGTCGTGTTTGCGCTGGTTCAAGCCAAACGCAGCGTAGTCCATGCGACTTCGGACGATGAAGGATCGATGCTTTTGCAGGAACACAAGGGTGTGCAAGTGAGTGTTGTTCCCAACGGTGTCGACTTGCCGTCTTTACGGATGCGTTGGGATTCAAGGTCCAAAAAACGAATAGCTTTTTTAGGTCGGTTGGATCCCATCAAAGGTCTTGAGAATTTGCTCGAAGCGTGCCATTTGCTGCTGGAAAGCTCGTCCGCAAAGACTTGGCAGCTTGATATTTATGGAGGCGGTCCCGAGGCCTACCAGCTCAAGCTAGCAAGCCAATTGGGACAGCTTGGATTGAGCAATGCCGTGACTCTTAGAGGCCCAGTTGCGCGATCCGAGAAGAGTGCGGTGTTTTCTGAAATGGACTTATTTGTACTTCCTTCGGTCAGCGAGAATGTCGGATTGGTTGTGGTTGAGGCGTTGGCGCATGGTGTGCCTGTCATTGCCAGCAAGGGTAGCCCTTGGAAAATCTTGGAAGAAAAACGCTGCGGTTGGTGGACCGACAACACCCCTGCGTCCTTAGCGAATGCCATCGCGGCTGCACTCAATGAAGACTTGCCGGAATGGGGCGATCGAGGCCGAACGCTCGTCGAGCAGGACTTTAGCTGGGACAGCGTAGCTACCAAGTTAGCAGAGATTTACCAGCGTTTGCTTGCTAACTAGCCATTTCTTTGTCGGATTTTGGGCTTTCCTGAGCGGAATGGTTGCGATACGGTGCAGCACCCATAGACGACTTCCGTGACTCCTATGAATGAAACCTACCTTCAGAATCTCGAAGAACGAGAAAACTTTTTTGCACGTACTCCCTTTCGCAAGCTGATTGGCTCTCCTGGTAAAATGGCCAAAAGCCTGCTTATTGAACGCGTGCTTCAAGCAACGAGCCGAACGCATCCTTTTACAGCCGAAACCTTTTGGGGTGACCAAATGACGGTACTGCTTCCGGAAGCCGTTTCCGTCTCGATTCATCGCTATGGTTTTTTCGAATCAGATCTATCGAGGATGGTTGTTGGCTACCTCAAACCTGGCATGGTGTTCTTTGATGTGGGTGCCCATTTTGGTTATTACACCCTCTTAGCATCGCGTTTGGTTGGACCGCAGGGTCAAGTACATGCTTTTGAGCCTACTCCAAGCACTCGGTCCGTCTTGAAGAGAAATGCGGACGACAAAGCGAATGTTAGCTTATGTGCAGAGGCCGCCTGGGACAAAGAGGGAGTTCTTCAGTTACAAGACTATGGCACGCGCTATTTGGCGTTTAACACGCTTGGAGCCTCACGCTTACCCAATAACATACGAAGGAAAATTGACGTTAAAGAGATAAGCGTAAGCACGGTAACCCTTGACAATTATGCGAAGACATCCGGAGTTGTGCCCGACCTTGTTAAAATAGACGCCGAAAACTCAGAGCTTCAGGTGCTTGCGGGAATGAAAGCGTTGTTGGAAACGCGAAAGACAGCTATCGCTGTTGAAATGGGTGATTTCAACGATTCAGCCGATGCTTCAAGCCGTAAATTGTCAATCTTCTTACGGAAGCCGGCTATCAGCCATACGAGATGAAAAGCCATAACCTATCACCTCACGAAGCAAAAGAACGTTATCCCTTTTTGAATCTTCTTTTCTTGCCAAAATAAGCGCTAACGCAGAAGAGCCCTTGGGTGACGCAGAATTCTTAGCGCAATGCGCGGACTAAAGGATGCGCTAATACCGTATGCTTTGAGAACAAAAAAGGCCAAGAGATACCGTTGTACAGCACGCGAAAGCGTCACAGCTATCGCAATACCAACACCTTGCCAAAGGCTAGAAAACAATAAACCAAGCGCGACGAGAATAGCGGTCGCGAGCAGCGAGGTATTAAGTAAAAGCCGTTGTTTGTTGGTAAGCAATAGGAGCTGATCCGCGGCTCCTGTCCAAATACTCGCCGCATGGCCAATCGCCAAAATGATAAGAATCGAAGCCCCGGCACTGTAATACTCTCCCGCTAGAAGGGTTAGAAACCACGGAGCGCCTATACAGAGCAGGCCCAAAATTGCAAACGAGGGCAAACCAGCAATTGTTGCGCCTTTACGAAGCATGGCCTCACATTCTTTTGGTTTTTCATCAGGATGATAGTCGGCAAAAAATGGCCCTACGATAATTCCAAAAACCATGAGGGGCATCGTTGCCAAGGACGCTACCCTCGATGCAGCCCCGTAAAGGGCAACCTCTGATTCGCTTGCCATAAAACCAAGCACCCATAGGTCAATTTGGCTAATCGCCGTCACGGTAAAACTATTCATCAAGACCGGCCACGAATCGACTACGCCGCGTTTACACAACGCATAGAAAGGCAGATCGAGTGCACTCCTCCAGGAAGGCGCACCTGCATATCAACAAAGGAAAAAACAACTCCCAGCGCGGTGCTCCACAACAGCGTATCTGTCACAAACTTCAACTCATACTTCACTCCCATCGCGGCAGCGACCGCAAGTACGCCAACAAACAAGACACGCGAGAGCTGCGTGTAGAGCGCCATCCGTCCAAACTCTTTGTACCCTCGAAAGATACCCGGAGTAAGCATCTCTAACGCCATCGCAAGCATTAAAGCGATGATAGTCGGCGCTTGATCGTGGAGAAACTCAACGCCTGTCTTATCTGCCAAAAAACCGTTGACCGTGAGGAACACCATGCCTACAAGAAAACACATGGCAACCACTGTTACCGTGGTGCTGCGAATAACACGCTTGGCGTCTCCGTGTTCGCCACGGGCCACGTGTTCCGAAATATACCGCACAATCATCTGATTGATGCCAAAGGAGCCGAAAGCTGCTCCAAGCGAAGCAGTACTTCGAACGATGAAGAAAGCACCCAGTTCAGCAGGCGGAAGCAAGCGACCGAGAAGCGCAATCTGAGCGAAGCCAAACGCGACGCCTGAAACCGTGTTCAGCGAAACGAAAGCGCCGCCTCGGAAGAAGCGTGAGTTCAAAATTTTCCCAAACAGTTTCATGGTCAAAAACTACTTCAAAACGTCTAGGCAGTAGCATTTTGCGGACAAAGGTTTAACTAATTAGTGTATTTCTTTAGCCTATATGATGTACCCCCCTATCTCGACCACCACACTTTTAGGCTAAAAAGGAAGCTCTTAGACATGAACTTTTCGACGCCAATTTTACGTTTGGGCAAAAACACCGTAAGGAAGCTCGTTGAAAAGACGGGCTATCGATTGTCCCCTCTGCGCACGGATCCTGAGCGATATTTTCTTGGCTTTAGCAAACTTGATATCGCTCACGTTATCGATGTTGGAGCGAATAGAGGACAGTTTGTTCAGCTTGCAAAGCGTTGGTTTCCGCAAGCACACTTTATGTGTTTCGGAGCCTTTGCCTGAACTTTACAAGCAGCTAAAAACGTTTTGCGACCTAAATTATCCTGGCAGCGTCGAGTGCCATAACCTTGCTGTTGGACAAAACAACGAAGAGCTACAGATGCAACAACATACTGTTTTTTCCCGTCCTCGTCGCTTTTAAAAACCACTTCGCTCACCCATGAATTATGGCCCCAAACCATGAAGCAAAAGACCATCACCGTCTCATGCGTAACTTTGGATAGTTTCTTTGAAGGCAAGCAACTCGCGAAGCCATATATGGTTAAATTTGATGTCCAAGGATATGAACTCATGGCCATCAAGGGTGGCTCGGAGCTTTTGTCTGGGGCTGAACTCTGTCTTGTTGAAGTTAGTGTTGCCCCACTCTACGAGGGCCAAGCCACCTTCAGCGAAATCGTCATCGAACTTGAACGCGTTGGACTTCTCTATTCCGGCAATGTTTCTCAGCAGTTTACTCCAGATGGACGAATCGCCTACTTTGATGCTCTCTTTGCACGGAACTACCCCACGCGTTCACAAAGCATTGATTAAGCAACTGACTAATTTTGGTTCTGCTTTTCGTAAGCCACAACGTCGTCTACGATCTGCCGAATTGAACGAGTTGACTTCCAGTTGACCGCCGCATTGATCTTGGCGATGTCTGGGACACGCCGCCGCATGTCTTCAAAGCCTGGTGCGTAAGCCTGATCGTAGGGAACACGAACAATGCCCGCTTTGCTACCTGTGGCTTCTAAAACAACCGCAGCAAGCTGATTGATCGTAATTTCGTGGTTGCTACCAACGTTAAAAATTTCTCCTGATGTTTTTTCCGGAGCCTCGAGAATACGCATCAACGCGTCTACCGTATCGTAAACATGGCAAAAACAACGGCTTTGCTCGCCATCCCCATAAACTGTTATGTCCGAGCCCTGCAGGGCCTGCCTAACGAAACGCGGAACAACCATGCCGTAGGTCCCAATTTGTCCGGGGCCCACGGTGTTGAAAAGACGCAACACCGTGACAGGTAGTTGATGCTCGTTGTACGCAGCTAGTCCCAAAATTCGTCTAGAAGCTTACTCGCCGCATACGACCATCGACTACGCGACGAAGAACCAAGTAAAAGGTCGTCGTCCTCACTAAAAGGAACTTTGACGCCCTTTCCATACACTTCACTTGTGCTTGCGATCAGCGTGCGAGCTCGATAACGTCTTGCTGCATCGAGAACCAAATGCGTTCCAAGCACGTTGGTCTCAATGGTCTCGGTGGGCTTTTCCACGACAAGCTTCACGCCAACAGCCGCGGCAAGATGAACGATGGCGTCACTTTCGGCGGCTAGACGATCGAGCACCAAGGTGTTGGTCAAATCGTCAATAGCGAAACGAAAATTTGGCTTTCCAACGAACTCTTCTATGTTTTTAAACGCACCGGTGCTCATGTTGTCGAGCACACTTACTTGGTGTCCTTTATCGAGAAGCGCCCGAGTAAGGTGCCTGCCAATGAATCCAGCTCCACCAGTCACTAATACACGCATGCTTCTATATCCTTCTTTTTTTCCATTCGTCTATAAATTCCCAGTCAGCTATCAGTCCTTTTCGAATAAGCAACGTGAGCAACGTACCAAACATGCGCTCCCATTTTGCATCCTCAAGTACCGCACTGACATCGGCCCCTTGCGCCTGCGCAAGTAACGCATCGACCAAATCGGTTGCTGTAAGTGAGTGTTTGCTAACCGTGCCCTCGTTCTGCGTACCTTTTGCAGCCGGTAGTTTGAGCGTGGTTCCGTCCAGCAATGTTAAGGTTACCATGTTTGGAACTGATGCTCCGGTTTTACTGGTTTTTTGAGCCGGTTTTACCGCAGATAGCTCTGGTTTCGATTGGCGGGGAGGAATGGTCCAACCGCGCGAGAGCACGACCTCAGTCTTTGCTGGTGGCGGCACGCTCTCGGTGACCACGGCACGCTCCGGCTCAGGGCTTCGGCCAAAATAGTACACGGAAATGCGCGTCGAATTTCGGAGCGTGGTGCTACCATCAACCGAAATTCGCCGCTGTGCTCTGATCGTAAGGCCGACAGCGCTTCCTCGTCGGTTGGATCTTGCATGGCCACATACAAAACCTGCCTGCCATCACGCGCCGTGCGATCGTATACCGGAATAAGCGTGTATCTCTCGGCGGTTTCAGCTTTGACGTGATTGAGCAGCTCGCGTGTGAATTCGACGTGGTACAAAGAAACCCACGGAACGCTGAAAAGCTTGGATATCGTCTGGGCAAACTGCAACTCCGTAATAAGACCTTTATCGACGCAAATCCGCGAGACTAAGGTTGCGTGCTTCCGCTTCCTCAAGAATCGCTTTCAGGTCGCGTTTGTTAATAAGGCCTGCCTTTTGAAGTGCATCCCCTATGCTTTTTTGATCAATCACGTTACCCAGCCAAGTGAGGCTCTAACCTATGAAGCTCTCGGCAAAGCGTCAAGGACTTGGATGGTTCTTCAACCGAATGGATAATTACTGGGGTTTCCAAAACGCCTCAGAGCACGCACTTGCGTTTTGTATAGCCTTGGGCCCCCTGCTTTTCGCCGGAGCATTTCTCAAAAGCAGCATGGCCATCGCTGCAATAGTGGTTCTCGGGCTCTCACTTTTTCATATCCACAACAAACTGCCGGCCCGGTACTCGGTGTCGGCCAAGATACTTGCGCTCTCAATGGGGCTTGCTGTTTTGGCGACCGGACTGCAGATTCTTCCGCTACCATGCAATTGGTGGCTACCTTGGGGTGAGGCAAGCGTTCACGCTCAACGGTTCGCTTCCGAGATCAGCACGAAGAGCTCACCGCGCTTTTGCGTCTGGAATCTGAGTCCAGGCAACGGCAAAATTGAATTTATAAAGATAGTTATACTTTTTTGTGTATTCGTAAGTTACGCTTTTTTTTCAACAAGGGAGCAGCAACGCAAGCTTTACACGATCGTCGCTCTAAGTGTAACGGCGATGAGCATCATTGCGCTAGGGCACGCTCTGTTCGGTATCACGAGAGTCTTCGGGCTCTACCAGCCCCAGTTTGCACTACCGCGCCTGCCTGCTCCACTGCTTAACGACAACCATCTCGGGGGTACATGGCACTCGGCGCCCCTTTCATGCTCGCGCTCGCGGGCAAATCAAAAGGCAGCGGAATGCGGCGGGCATTCTGGTTCGGATGTTATGCGCTGTGTGCAATAACGGCGTTGTTAACCTTGTCGAGGGGAGGCGTTACCGCTTTCGTTTTTGGATCACTAATCTTTTTGCTGCTCCGACTACTCAACAATTCAAAACAAAGTAATCGAACGCGCGCTATCCGGCTTTTTTCCGGACTATCATTGAGCTTAGTGTTGGTTTGGCTTGGGGTATTTCAGTGGCTACCTGCGCGTTTTGTTGGTGATACCACAGCAAAACTCAAACTCTCATGGCAGGGCATGGCCGTTACTTGGGAGCACCCTTTTTTCGGGGCGGGACGCGGAGCTTTTTCCGACGCCTTCGTTAGACATTTCGGTGTATATAAGCGCTTTTCCTATCCAGAGTCCCTACCGATTCAGTGGGCAAGTGAGTGGGGGCTGCCGCTTGCAACCCTATTGCTGGTGTCTGTTTCTTTCGTACTTCTCTCGGTTCTAATTCAAAGCCGGTCATCCACACGGCAAGCAGCAACCGCGGGCCTGCTAAGTCTCGGCATTCACAACATTGTGGACTTCAGTTTCGAGTTACTTGGAATTTCGTTGGTCGTCGTGGCGCTGCTAGGCAACCTCGCGACCAACCCTCACCATCAAAGAGTGCAGAATTTTTCCATAAACACCACCAAGCGCCTTGGTTTTTTACTAAGCACCGTTGGGCTAGTTGCTGCTCTCGCCTTACTTGTTTATGGGAAACGCTGGGATCGACAGAATCTTCAGGACCAGTTGCTCAATGCATATGACGCGCCGCTGACTGATTTTGAGGACAAACTAGGACCCGTACTTTTGCAGTACCCTGCAGAGCCTGCCTTCTACGTAATCGCGGGAGCCAAAGACCTTCGCGACAACGGCCCAGATGCTTTTCGCCTCCTGAATCGCGCGATGGTACTGGCGCCAGGTTGGCCCATCCCGCATTTGCTAGTGGCCCAGTGGCTTTACGAGCATCACTTTGTCCATCAAGCGTTATTGGAGATCCGAGAAACGGCCAGTCGTCATCCGTCCATGACCTATTCTTTGATTTGTCGGATCGCGAAGGAAACTGCCGATGTGAACGCCATCTTGAAAGCAAGCCCTCAGACAGCGTTTCGGGTTGATTTTTTGGACCAGGCAGCGGGCTGTTTGCCGCCAACTGAACAAGCGCTGCTCGATGAAAAGATTCTTGAGCGCTACCCGGAACATCCGGCTGCCCTTCTTCGAAAGGCGCACCGGCTCGTTTACGCTGTGAACCAGGATGTACCCGCTGCAGTTCGCATTTTAGACAAGCTCAACCAAACGAACCCCAGTTATGAACCCGCTTGGATCGCGCATGTTGAGCTACTTAATCATGTGAAACAGCCGAAACAGGCCTTGGCGGTTGCCGAGAAGGCGAAATACCGCATCATCGATCGAGCTAGACTGCTGCGGGCTAAGGCGAACTCGTATGGCGAATTAGGTGATTTTGAAGCGATGCGCTCTGTTTTTTTCGATCTTGCGAGGTATCTCGCTTGATGCAACGGAAAAACTTGCGGATAATTGGTATTTTGAGGGCCAACTCGAGGAAAAGCTTGGCAATTTCGGGCATGCGCTGGCTGCTTTTGAGAAAGCGCAACGAATTTCGCCTCAAAGGCACTACTTAGAGAGCATCGCGCGGATTTCAAAGACCCTCGGGGATCACCGTCGAGCCTACCGAGCAGAACACGATTTGCAGCATCCATAGCTCGTCTAAATATGCCTTCTGATTTGCCTTAATCGCTACAATGGCGTAGGCACCTAGCCTCCCAACCGAGTGGAGCTTTGGGTTGTTTGTGTAGGTATAAAAATGGATTCTTTTGAGTCAACCATGCGGTTTAAGGATGATGAAGCGATCGATGCTTGGAAACTATTTCAACGTCTGTTCGCTCAGAAGTGGACCATTATCGGAGTCGCGCTCGCTGTAAGCACCGCTGTAACGCTATGGACGCTAAAACAGCCAAAAATATACCAAGGCACATGCGTCATCGAGTACGATCCGAACCCGCCGCGCCCCTTGGGTAGCGAAATCGAGGATGTGGCAAATCCCGCCGTGAGTTTTTGGCAAACCCAGGAATGGTACTCCACCCAGAACAAAATTATCGAGAGCCGTGCCATCTCCGAGAACGTTGTTAAAGAGCTGGGGCTCGATAAAAACGCAAAGTTTAACAATGTGCCTCAACCTAAACGCTCAAGCTTTAAGGGCGTTAGCGTAGATGAGGCCGCACAGAAACTACAAACTCGACTTGAAGTCGAACAGGTAGCCGAAACCAGGCTTGTTGAGGTGAGAGTTGAGGACCAGGATCCCAAGCGCGCAGCATTGCTCGCTAACACGGTAGCGAATGCCTACATTGATAAAACAATGCAGGACCGCATGGGTTCGACCATCAGTGCGCTTGAGTGGTTGAGTAAACAGCTTGATAAGCAAAAGCAGGAACTTGAAGAGGCCGAAAACGCTCTGCACGATTTTAAGCGCACAAACGACGTGCTTTCTCTATCGCTTGAAGACCGGCAAAACATCGTCGCGAATGACATCGAAAAATTCAGCGAAGCCCTCGCCGAAACACGCACCAAACGGATCGAACTTGCGGCACACCTTTCTCAACTCAAGGCTGCTTATAACGAAGACCCTCTAGAGGTAGATATCGCAAGCTTCACCGAGCACCCGGTCATTTCTGAGCTTCGCAACTCGTATCGTGAGAAACAAAGCGAGAAAGACTCGCTTGCTGTACGCTACGGTATATCTCACCCTAAAATGAAAAGCCTTGATGAGGAATTGTTGAGCATACGCAAGCAAATGCAGCATGAAATCAAGGGGCTTATTCGTAGCGTTGAGTCTCAGCTGCGCGAGGTCCAACAAACGGAAACAGGGCTGAGGGTTGCTGCAAAAGAGACTCACGAGGCCGGCCTTCAACTCAACAAACAGGGCATCCAGTACAACGCGCTAAAAAGGCAAGAGGAAAACCAAAGCAAGCTTTACAGCATCTTACTGGAACGAACGACGCAGACCGATTTAACGCGCATGCTGCATGTTACGCATGTACGGGTGGTGGACCGAGCGCTGCCGCCCAAATCGGCAGTCAAGCCACGGCTACTTCTCAACATCGCCATAGGGGTGTTGCTTGGTCTTTTGCTCGGGTTTGGTGCGGCCTTGCTATTGGTACGCTTGGACAGCACTCTACGTAGCCCAGAGGATGTTGAAAACCTCGGAGCAACCTTGCTTGGTGTTTTGCCGAAAATAAACGAAGGCAAAGACAAGGCGCCCAATGTATCGGACGGGAAACTCAGAGAAGCAGGCCCCGATTCGCCAAATCGGGATATCATTGTGCATGCTGACCCGATGAGTGCTGCTGCCGAATGCGTGCGCACTATTCGCACAAACCTAACTTTTATGGCCACCGATAACCCTTTCCATACCCTGGCTGTAACCAGCTCCGGACCATTGGAAGGTAAAACCACCGTCGCGACAAACCTTGCTATTGCCCTGGCGCAAACCGGTAAAAAGGTGCTGCTTGTTGACACCGACCTGAGGCGTCCTCGCATTCACAAGTCTTTCAAAGTGACCGCCGAGCTCGGCGTGACATCCGTGCTTGTGCGTGAAGTTCCATTGAAAGCGGCCATCCAATCAACCCAAATTCCAAATCTTGAGCTACTGCCGTGTGGGCCCATCCCCCCCAACCCTTCGGAGTTGTTGGGAGCAGGCGAGTTTGCGCATCTGCTTGCTGAATTGCGCAGCGAATACGACCGCGTTATTTTTGATAGTCCGCCTTTGGGAGCAGTCACTGACGCTGCGGTGATCGCGCCGCAGGTTGATGGAACCATCGTTGTTGTCCGCTCCAACAAAACCGGTCGAGAAGGGGCACGCGCTGCATTGCGTCGCCTGCGAGATGTTGAAGCCAAGGTGATAGGTGTTGTACTTAACGCCGTGGATTTGAATAACAAGAGCCATGGTTATGGCGGCTACTACTACTACAACTATGAATACCGAACCTCTCATGCGCCAGCGTCAAAAAATAGCAATGCGGCTTAATCGACCGCTTATCTTATGTGTTCTCTCGGTTCTCGCGAGCGTAGGATGCGAAGACTCCTCAAAGCGCTCAGGGACTACCGTGGCAGACAGGTCTGTGGGTGTCGGCTCACAGGATGCATTGTTAAGTTCTGGTGATATTTTTGAAGTACGCGTTTACGGCGAAAAAGAACTATCGGGCGAGTACCGCGTTGGACCGGATGGAACAATTGATTTCCCTTTTGTCGGTCATATTCAGGTTGCTGGATTTGCGCCATCGCAAATATCTGAAAGCATTGCCGCTAAACTGCGCGAAGGCGACTACTTGAAATCTCCTCAAGTTTCGGTCTTCGTTAAAGAATACACATCCAAACGTATAAGCGTCATGGGCGCGGTGAATAAAGATGGGACATTCCCCATCACCTCGGGCACAACCGTTGTTCAAGCCATCAGCTTAGCGGGCGGGTTTACTCCTTTGGCAAGCCGAAACGACGTCGTAGTAACGCGGCAAAGTGGCGGTGTACTTAAACGCTATAAAGTCGAAGTCGAATCCATCACCGAAGGCACTGAAGAAGATTTTCCGCTGCAAGCAGGTGATATCATTTACGTGCCCGAACGTGTTTTCTAAGAACAAGGAGCCATGCGTTGTCTTTTGAAGTGCGCAGCGACCAACCTAGCCCTCACTCCTTGGCGCACCGCCTTGCGCGCTTGTGCTGGTCCATTATTAACCAAACGGCATTTCGTCTTATTCCTAAGCCGTTTCATGGCTTGCGTCGAGCATTGCTTTGTTTATTCGGAGCAAAAATTGCCAAAGGAGCGTACGTTCACAGTAGCGTGATCGTGTGGGCTCCATGGAATCTGCACATGGCCAAAGGCAGCTGTTTGGGGCCTCGGGTCAATTGCTACAACGTTGACACGATCATACTCGATGAGTACGTGACCGTCTCACAAGGCGCTCATCTTTGCGCGGCTAGTCACGATTTCACGATACCCGAGTTTCCTCTCATCACGGCGCCTATTCATTTATGCAAGGGGGTTTGGATTGCAACAGAAGCCTTCATTGCCATGGGGATCACTGTTGGCGAAAATGCGGTAATAGGTGCACGTTCGGTGGTGATTCACGACATGCCACCAGGCATGGTCTGCGCTGGGCATCCATGCAAGCCTATTAAAGAACGACTGGCAAAGCTGAAGGCACGGTAGCACTATGCTATTGTTGAGCAACGCATGACTCATGGTTTTCGCAAAGCAAAAGTCGCCATCGTCTCTTCGGTTGGAGGGCATCTCACCGACGTGTTAAGTGTACTTCCCGCCTTTTCGGACGTGGAGCGCCTATGGATACTTCAAGACGAGTCACCCCTGCTTCCAGATAGCGAACGTGCTTTTGTCGTGGCCCATGCAGAACGAGATTTACGTGTTTTGTATAATTTTTTTGAATTCTTAGTCCTCTTTTCTCGGGAAAAACCGGACGTGGTTGTTTCACCAGGAGCGGGAATTGCGGTTCCAGCCGCTGTCATTGCAAGGCTGTTCGGAATTCCAGTTATCTATTTGGAGTGTTCGTGCTCGGTAGTGCAACTCAGCCTCACCGGAAGAATTATGCGATTTTTGACCTCGCGTTTTTTTGTGCAATGGCGCGGATTGGCTAGCAAGACCAAAGGGGCGCGGTACATTGGGGGCGTGTTTTGATTGTCGTCGTAACCGGTACGGGGCCTGCTTTTGATCGTCTTGCCGATGAGATAGCGCGGCTTAGCGCTTCGGATGAAAGCTTTTGGATGCAATTTGGGCAGGCAGAGCCTCGAGTGGGCGTAAACGGCGCAAAGTTTTTAGCCCGCGAGGAGCTCTTGATAAAAATGAAGCAAGCAGACGCGGTCATCAGTCATGGTGGCTGCGGATCCCTGCTTGATGCGATTTCGGCAGGGCACTGCCCTATTGTCGTGCCTCGCTTGGCTCGTTTTGGAGAAATCGTCAACGACCATCAGCTCGAGCTTGCTGAGCAACTCGTCGCAGAAGAAAAAGCATTGCTTGCCCGTGATATCGCTGAAGTCGAAAAACTCATCCCCATCGCGAAGAATAGAAAACTTAGCGACGAGCATATCTCCGAAGAAAAAGCGCTTGTGGCGGCACTGCGTAGCGAGATTCGCGAGGCCGCCAACCGCAGCTTTGCCAAGAAAAACCCTTTATTGTATCTTATGGGGTTTTTGCTTGCTTGGCTGCCGGTGCGTAGACACAAGGGATTGGGCAAATAGCCACACCGCTCTGGGGCCAGCCTAGCAACATAGCCCCAAAAACTGCCGACCTTCGCGTCAAAGAGAAAATGCTTGCGCAAAATTTGGCCAACACTGGCTTTAACTCTCTATACTTCACGTCCTTTTACCAACCCTGAAAGAAGGATACCCCTATGATTCGATCGTTTTTGCTGTCCATGTCGTGCTCGGCCTTCGCTCTACCTACTTTTTCATGCAGTAGCGACGATAGCAGCTCGAGCGGCGGCGAACTAATCGACAATCCTGCTGCCGCACAATCCGCGACTCAAGCAGTTGAGGATCTCAACGCCTTTCAAGCACTCAGCACCAACGAGCAAGATTCGGCGGCAATCGGTCAGGTTTACGGCTTGTTCGGGAACTATCAAAGTATGCTCAACGCAAAACTTGCGACGCAGAACAGTGCAGCGGCTCTTAGCACATCCGCCATTGACCTTTCAGAAATCGAAGCATTTTTTGCCAAAGGCGATTTTCCAGATTGCGTCACCAATGCATCTGGAACGGTAACCTACAATGACTGTTCCGTGAACGGCATCTACACCATCGATGGCACCCTCGAAGTCAGTGCGACAGGCTTTACAAGTAACCTTACCATCAGCTCA belongs to Myxococcales bacterium and includes:
- a CDS encoding putative colanic acid biosynthesis acetyltransferase; amino-acid sequence: MSFEVRSDQPSPHSLAHRLARLCWSIINQTAFRLIPKPFHGLRRALLCLFGAKIAKGAYVHSSVIVWAPWNLHMAKGSCLGPRVNCYNVDTIILDEYVTVSQGAHLCAASHDFTIPEFPLITAPIHLCKGVWIATEAFIAMGITVGENAVIGARSVVIHDMPPGMVCAGHPCKPIKERLAKLKAR